The DNA window AGCGAGTCATCCGTCGTTTCGAAAACATTCTCAAGCGATTCTATCGGTTGTACGGTTGTGGGACGCGGTGTGAAGGTTATCATTGGTACGTCgtttgaaatttgtaaatgaTTAGATTTTTGCGGTGTCGCAGAGATATCGAACGAGACGTTCGACCGTTTTCTCTTACTGGCATATTCTTCCCCCTCTTTCTTCTCACGTTTACGGGTGAACGAAACGTTATCGATCGGCTCCTCTTTTATCGCGCGTACGCCAGAATTGTCAATAATCTTTTGCAGCGGTTCGATCAACGGTTCAAAGTGTCTCTTAGTCGCGATATCCTCTTCGATCCTGCCGGTTTTTAGAGCACGATGTTTCTTTCGAATCGATTCGCTCGTTTTTTCAATCTCCTTCGCGATTTTCTCACGCTCACGCATATCTTTGTTTTCAGCCATGTTAACAGAGAGTGTTGATCGCACGTTTCACCCCGACAAGGTATCAATATCGACTAACCGTTCCGCGGTACTGCAAACTCGTTAAATCCTCTTCTGTATCGTCCGTTAGCAAGTGCACTGTCCTTGTCTATCATCAAAAATCCATAATCACGCTGCCAACAATCCCGATATAATTCACTAAAATCATCATACGACATGTCGGTGTTTACGTGATCGTTGTACACGTGTTTCAAGTTGGTACTGTCCTGCTTAAACAGGATCAGCAGGTTGGTTttgtcgcgtataagatgtttaggTATTCTCGCGTACGACTGACAGAGATAAAAGCAGTCGACGTTCGAGTGTCTAcccattgaaaaatattctctcacGACGTCCTGCTTATCGTACGCAACGTCATCGAAGACGAAAATTGAGTTTGGACGCGCCTCGCTCGGTGAAATGACGTCACTGTTATTGGAGAACGTAAAGTAACCGATCTCGTCCATCGACGACAACAAATTCTCCAGATACCGATATTTCGGCTGTTGTAGCGATTTCGAGTAAACGTACACGTTCTCGAAATGTACACCGTGCGGACATTCCAACAAATTTATCAGAACGTTGGTTTTACCGCAATTTGACGGACCACAAATAATGGCGCGTATAGTATTCGGCAGCATCGCACCATGCTTACGCCTCACCCCGCCGTCTCCCATCGATTGTAATTTATCGTCGTAATTCGTTACGCAAATCGTCAAAGGTTGTCGCACGAATCTCATGTTTTCTGAATCTGATTATATATCTGAATCGAACGTCCTATTTATAGGTGTGAGTGCAGCGTACGCTCTATGGGAATGCGCCTTTGTACATGTGAAAGAAACGTATGCGTGCCCCCTGTGCATGCTACAGAAGGCGCTTGCTAGAGAAAGACGTGTATGTGGGAACGCAGCGTACGGAGAAAGAAACGTATGCGTGCCCCCTGTGCGTGCGTGCTAGAGAAGGCGCTTGCGCATGTGTATACGTAATAGAGAAGACGGTTACACGTGTATGAGTGCTAGAGAAGGCGCTTAAACGCGTGTGCGTACTAGAGAAGGCGTGAGTATGTGCACGTATGTGTGAACAGTgtatagagaaaaaagtatatcGACGGTCGCGTGCTAGAGAAGgtgtgtgtacgtgcgtgtgtgcgtgcgtgagtgtgtgtgtaaacgcagtgtatggaaaaaataaacgtatcGACGATTGCGTGAGTgagatgaaagaaaaaaataggatATCATGCAGAATTGAAGgatgaataaaaaagatatgcaatatatgtataatatatatatttaaaatatttaaaacattaatattacaattaatattacaataacataatgtgatagaataaaattataatattttatattataataagctaaatctaatagaaaaaaggaaaatatatgaatatataaaatatataaatatataaaaaaattaaaatacatataattagtaaataatataaaaatataattttcttactctctattataaattttatctatccAATTAactatagtttttaaatacatgtCGAACTCCCAGTCTCGTTCTATTTCGCCCTCTTCGACTTCTTCATCTCCAAAGAGGTATCGCAAATCGAACAGATCGAAGAGGTCGTATTCGTCTTCGTCCTCGCCTTTGCCCTCCTCTCGCCATAACCATTCATTATACCGCCGCGTGAAGTCTCGCGTGTTTCTTACTTTTAATTGATGAGCAGCTACATCCACGTAACCGCGGACGTTGACTATTGTGCGCCCGGTGACGAGTCCGCAACGGTAACACtataaaaaacatgtaaaaatataaaattatcaattacaaAAACAATGTATTTGTAGAAAAAGGGTACTTACAATGCTAGCAGGTATTCGCACGTATGCGTTCCTGCTGAGGCGCGAAAACGTCTTTGGATGGCGCTTTGCTGTGCGCACCGCCTGCTGACTTTTTACAGGGATGAACCCCAGCGCTGGCATGTTGGGCAGTGCTATTCTCGTTTCTTTAGATAtgcactgtaaaaaaattaaaaaatattaatataaattaatataagttaatataaaataacataagaatagatagtataaaaaatacttactaTTCGAACGGTGTTATGCGGACCGAACGCTGCCATTTTACTTgcactttttaacttttttctgaactacttttcaaattttttcggCGAAGAGCGAATGCTCCACAGTCAAACCTTCACAATGCCTTTGAAGTCAAACTGACGGTGCAGTCCGGCTTCGAAGGCATTGTTTATGATTTTGGTACTTATCCCCACGCTGTGGAGATGCCACTTGAACTTATCATCGATGCTCAAGTAAACTATCACCCTTTGACGATTCACTCGTGGcttgaaaactatttttcataatagtaCTCGCACTGTTTTTTAGagcaagtaataaaaaattactaggCAACAAAAACCTCGCCAAACTATTTATATGCATGCAAAATTGCGCATCGCTCAGTAGCAAACATGTATCTCATACTGTCACATCCCtctgatattataaatttgagtGCTGAGCAGTTACAATTCGTACCAAAGATCGTTCTGTTACGCGAGTGCGGCAACTATATCGAACACGTGTGGGACAAGCTTCCGGAACATATAAAGGTTGATTTCGAAGTTCAGCAATATCGTCGCTGCAACGAACATTATAATCAGCCGTGGCAGCAAACGCACATCGACGGACCCGCACCGTTGATCAAGAATTGTAGCGAATGCCAGCTGTCGCAAAGGTAAAAAGCGGCTGCGGTCATCTTTTGAATCGCGTGATAAACGCGCTTCCCTTCGAGCTACATATCCCCGGTTATCAATTTTGCGGACCAGGAACCCACTTGGAAAAACGATTAGCTAAAAGCGATAGAGGTATAAATCCGCTGGACGCAGCGTGCcgcgaacacgacattgcgtATTCTCGGAGCAACGAGCTCGCCGACAGACACGCGGCGGACGAGATACTCGCTGCGAAAGCACGAAAACGCGTAATCGCGAAAGACTCGGCTCTCGGAGAAAGAGCAGCCGCTGCTGCCGTCTGGGCAGCCATGAAAGCCAAGACAAAGATAGGTATGGgtatgaagaagaaaaaaaaggtaacgaaaaaaaaacgtatacttCCGACAGCCAGACGAGGCGGCATGTTACCAATTTTACCAATGTTGGGCGCGCTCGGATCATTGATCGGCGGCGCGGCCGGTGTGACAAAGGTGGTAAACGACAGCAAAGCTGCACGACGTCAGCTCGAGGAGCTGCAACGTCACAATCGCGCAATGGAAGGGCGCGGAGTGTATCTCGCCCCGTACAGAGGCGGACGAGGGCTGTACCTCGCCCCGTACAAGTACGGAAAAGGTGTAAAAGcgaaacgaaaaaatatatcaaagagGCGTTAAGAATACCCGCGGGTGTGACGACGAACATGCAACTACTTCAATTGGCAAAACGATTGTGTATCCCGTATTTCAGAGGAGTGTTTATGCGTAACGCGCTACCGACGAGCGGTGCGCGTCAAAACGAGAGCGGTATCGTAAATCTGGACGATGCGGAGGGTCCCGGTACTCACTGGGTAGCGTACGCAAAGAGGAGAAATCACGTAGCGTATTTCGACAGTTTCGGCAATCTGCGGCCACCCAGAGAACTCGTACAATATTTTGGGGACAATGTGACAAAGATAGAGTACAATCGAACGTCGTATCAAACTTACGATCAAAGGAATTGCGGACAACTTTGTCTGCTATTTTTACACTCGATTTAAAGACCGACGTTGCGCTGTTTAATCTCAGTATTCGTTCAAACATGTCGCTGACACTTACGCTGAGCGGTAAGAGCAGCATTCTCGCGGCAAGCTACTCTCCGGCTATAGATTTCAGCGACGACGATTACGAGCTCGGTTTAGCGATCTTTGAAACATATAACACGATACCGAACGTGAATGCTtccaacaataaattttactttggcAAAGACAACGCGGAGATTACGATTCCCGAGGGATCGTACGAGTTGCATGCCATTAATGAGTTTTTGAAACGTGAGATTTCGCAAATACGTCCGCGACGTGATGTCACGACTGAAGGCAGTAATGGCGGGGATAAAGATCCGATAACGATCCGCGCAAACTATAATACGATGAGATGCGAGATCAGATGCgcacacaaaataaattttggcaaACCAAACAACATCGGCTCGCTCCTGGGATTCACATCGAAGCGTATACTAGAACCGCGAATATGGCATGAGTCAGACGTGTCGATCAACATAATGAATGTAAACATTATCCGCGTAGAGTGCAACGTGACCGCGGGCGCGTACAGCAACGACAAAAGCGTGCACGCGATACACGAGTTTTCACCGAACGTGCCACCTGGATATAAGATCTCGGAAAGGCCGTCGCAGATCATTTACCTGCCGATCATCGTGCGGAGCGTTACGAATCTGACGATACGCGTGGTTGACCAGAACGGACGATTGCTCTTTTTTCGAGGAGAAGAAATTACCGTCAGATTGCATGTGCGACGACGGCTGCAACGATAACGCAaacgtgagatgctcgtaCTAAACGCGTCGGAACGCGctagaaaaataaacatctttaCGACGAAAACACCAACGTTACAGCAGTCATCCGATACTTTTGCGACGACATTCGATAATATTCGATCATCCGACTGTTCCAAGAAAAAGAGGCTCACCGTGTCGAACGTTGAATATCTACAATCTCTGGGATTTGCTGTGCGACAATGacggatattttaaatatcgaaaACGAGCCGATCTTTGACGATCGCATCGTCAAGATCGAGACTCACACGTACAATCCGTTTGCCAACACGACGTTTGAATACAACGATGAGATAAGAATTCCTATACAACAACAGGATCTTTACACGTTACCGTACgaaagttttttatacattgaaggaaaacttataataaagaaaccaGTTGCGGGATCTGATGTGACATTGGCAAATAATTGCATCGCGTTCATGTTCGATGAGATTCGATACGAGCTCGACGGTGTGGAGATTGATCGAAACAGAAACGTCGGAATAACCAGCACCCTCAATAACTATGTAATTATGTCAGCTGCCAGAAGCGTAATCGCGAGAAACGCCGGCTGGGATCCGTGGAATCCTCCAAAcggatactttaatttttgcgtacCGCTCAACATGCTGTTGGGATTTTGTGAAGATTACAGACGCGTGGTGATCAACGCTCGCCATGAGCTGATTttaatacgcgcgcgtaacgATAACAATTGTCTGATGGGAAGTTCAGAATTGGAGCCGAAGATTGAATTACTCAAAGTTCAGTGGCGAATGCCGCATGTGTTACTGAACGAGATAAATAAACTGTCGATGCTGCGTGCGCTAGAAAGCGGGCGATACCTCAGCATGGCATTTCGTTCTTGGGATCTATATGAGTATCCTTTATTGCAAAGCACAACCAAACATTCGTGGGCCATCAAGACCGCTACTCAGCTCGAGAAGCCTCGATACGTCGTTTTCGCTCTGCAGGCTGGTCGGAAGAATAACATGTCTGAAAACATGAGTCGATTCGATCAATGCAAATTAATCAACGCAAAACTCTATTTAAACTCGGAATGTTATCCGTACGATGATTTGAATCtagattttgataaaaataaatggtcGATTCTGTACGATACGTACGCacatttctgtaaaaactatTACGGATATGATTATCTCGAGCCGAATCAATCCGTCACCATGTTTCGACATAATGGTCCATTCGTGATTATCGATTGCTCTCGACAAAACGAATCGATCAAGAGCGCAACCGTGGACGTACGCTTAGAATTTGAATGCAGAGAAAACGTGCCCGCGAACACTACCGCGTACTGTCTCATTATACACGATCGTGTGATTCAGTATAACCTCACTTTTTCTCCAAAACAATATCaagatgatataaaaatttataacgcgTCGAGATGGATCACAGTATTCTCAACGACGGCTGTCATGTCTGTACCAACGTTCGTGGATCTGCAAGGTTTCATCGTTGGTGGAGAATTTATCGTTAAGGAATTTGCCTCTCTCAAAGATGGATTTGAACTCACCCACTACATGTTTACACCCACCTATCCATGGGAATACCTTACCAAGGCAGAAAGACGTCAGGTGGCGTGGTTGAAAGTGAATCATCACGGAATATCATGGGAGGATGGATTGATTCCGCACAGCATGGctagagatttaattacaaagGCAGTAATGGGTACAACTGCAACCAATGATGAAATTGTCGTGTACGTAAAGGGATgcgagaaacgagaatggctGCAGGATTTACTCCTGGACGAGGCGAAAGAGGAAGctaatgtcaaaaatatcgAGGTGCATTACGAAGACATAAAACCTCTAAATAAGTTGGACATTACGTACACCTTACGTTGTCGGAATCATGTGAACAATTGCGCTTTACAGAATGTATTTAAACTGTTTAACTGGTGGtctagcaataaaaaataattttttatgtgttgtgtattttttatatttccattaCCCGTTTATATTTCCTCTTCcccatttattaattaaaatagtttttaagttAGGATAATTagtaggaaaaaataattctaaaacgtttatacaaatacatatttatttattattcaaagcatcatatacaatattgtctgaTGCATAAACCATCAGTTCGCAATCTATGAGCgaagtttttacacatatttcatcTAATAGCTTTACAGCATCGcacttattattaatgttatttcgcTGCAAGCAGTTTACaaatcgattatatttttctttcactaCAAACATATCCCGCGACAATTTAAAGTATACATTATTGATGACATCttcaagatttaataaaaattgcacggTCAAAGATTTCATATACAaagctttattatttaatgtaaattttatgacaatttcATTACGTAATTTGACGAGTTCGATGAAAAGATCATTAATCCACAACGATGTAGCGGTGGTTGACTGCAGGAGTCGCTCGGTATCCATGCGTTTCTCGATCATTATTACCCAGGTATCACGTGACAGCTGTATCTGATTGCTTTTGTTGTCGCCAAGAATCATCTCCACAAAAGGTTCACGTCCCACACTGACTCCgatatccaaatatttgtagGCAGTGGCGGTTAAAGCGAATCGCCTTCCCAGGATGCGAGGAGTATAGCGCGGCTGCGATAATGTTCTGcaaaaagaatatatcaagttatagaaaaatatagaaaatatataggatttaaatatatagattttaatttaattaaaaatacttacgatTTATCGCACCCGTCATTCTGTTggatcggaacgtaatagttcatcTCGTACGGTTCTTTCTTCAGACACTTTAcaatctgacttccaccaatCAACTGCTGCGGTAACGTTGTTAAAGCTTTACCGTTCGTATTCCACTATTTGACTGATGCAATAACGTTGTCGGGagctcttttttatattattatcccCTCCACGAAATACCCTCTTTTTTTATCCCCCTCcacaaaaaatctaatttttatcccCTCcacaaaatatctaattttaacgCGCTCACTACCGATTCATTATCTAGAAATTTAAGCTGCCGACGGTTCGGCGCTCCTTgtcgcgataaaaaatttgtttataacaaaccGCTACCGGATATGGTCAgcgatttttgtttatagctATTCCAAGAGCTGccgaataaatttatcagctgcCGACGATTCGGCGCTCCGTACgataaatattcttagaaatttgtttatatcaagttgcaactcgcatattattttacttaaaaaatgtttatactgataagcgaTAGAAAGACccatagataaaaattgtttatacctAATTACTACTTCTAGCCGCAGGgcctaattgtttatatcaagttgcaactcgcatattatttttcttagaaatgtttatactgataagcggtGACCGGTAAGTTATTGTTTATATCTAGTTACAACTGACTTGtagtttacataaatgtttatactgataagcggctACCGACcggtatttgtttatatcaggttacAACTAGCATgttgtttacataaatgtttatactgataagcggcgGCACCCGTTTGTGTGACGTCATTCCCTctccccgcgtgacgtcatacccctcCCCGCAaatacccccccccccctcaccCCCCTCCCCTCGGAGCCCCGTAGTCAGAACCACCCTCCTATTCCTACtataaatgcataagaaattcgattggttgaatttcttatgcactttcttttcagtttttccatattcacaaatatttaacttCTGCAAACAAGTCAAACGTCACATTAAaccaaatgttttatttacactTATATTTCTACTCTCTTTCAGGCAGAATTTGTTACCATTTCTCGCGATTTCTTAACATCAGTCAGAAATGACCATAGGCAACGTTTCACAACGTCAGCGTTTTACAACATTTTGATAACAAAACGTTGGTTTACATTGGgaattacatattaaagtcGCTCGAAAAGTGTGGTGCAGAGTATAGCGTCAAGCAAACGTTAAATACCTTAACGTCGGATAATAGAACTTAAACCGTTTCATATTTGACGTTGgaaaagtgataaaaagaGCACGTCGTAATTTTAACGTTAAGACAACGT is part of the Monomorium pharaonis isolate MP-MQ-018 chromosome 2, ASM1337386v2, whole genome shotgun sequence genome and encodes:
- the LOC118644393 gene encoding uncharacterized protein LOC118644393 is translated as MNYYVPIQQNDGCDKSTLSQPRYTPRILGRRFALTATAYKYLDIGVSVGREPFVEMILGDNKSNQIQLSRDTWVIMIEKRMDTERLLQSTTATSLWINDLFIELVKLRNEIVIKFTLNNKALYMKSLTVQFLLNLEDVINNVYFKLSRDMFVVKEKYNRFVNCLQRNNINNKCDAVKLLDEICVKTSLIDCELMVYASDNIVYDALNNK
- the LOC118644395 gene encoding uncharacterized protein LOC118644395, producing MPALGFIPVKSQQAVRTAKRHPKTFSRLSRNAYVRIPASICYRCGLVTGRTIVNVRGYVDVAAHQLKVRNTRDFTRRYNEWLWREEGKGEDEDEYDLFDLFDLRYLFGDEEVEEGEIERDWEFDMYLKTIVNWIDKIYNRE